From a region of the Mesotoga sp. UBA6090 genome:
- a CDS encoding alpha/beta hydrolase family esterase, which produces MFKTMVIIGTLLAMGFYLVSGTKKGVDEIITMEYDGRTRQSIVHLPPTIKDEKLPVVFVFHGLFGNSNYTRNTYGITEVADKEGFISVYPEGTGPLNSVFLSWNSGFCCGYAMENNVDDVSYIYELVGEIKNIYPIDEARIYLVGLSNGGMIVYRLMSRYPELFAACAIVSSSPAGGTDENAVVMINPPDREVPLIVFHGMKDPIIPFEGGFSSSSEANGMYFPPVEESVEFWATKMGASTVQETQQENGLVILKEYTGKDERSLVHFYMLTDGDHTWPGREKGIDSLSSSSNASIKASEMIWEFFEAKHLE; this is translated from the coding sequence GTGTTCAAAACAATGGTGATAATCGGTACTCTTCTGGCCATGGGATTCTACCTCGTCAGTGGCACGAAAAAGGGAGTAGATGAGATTATAACGATGGAGTATGACGGCAGAACGAGGCAGAGCATAGTTCATTTACCTCCGACAATCAAAGACGAGAAGTTACCGGTAGTCTTTGTTTTTCATGGTCTCTTTGGCAATAGTAACTACACAAGGAATACATACGGAATAACGGAAGTTGCTGACAAAGAGGGTTTCATTTCAGTCTATCCTGAGGGGACGGGCCCTCTGAACAGCGTTTTCTTGAGCTGGAATTCGGGTTTCTGTTGCGGATACGCTATGGAAAACAATGTTGATGATGTCTCGTATATTTATGAGCTGGTTGGCGAAATAAAAAACATTTATCCCATTGACGAGGCTAGAATCTATCTTGTCGGTCTTTCCAATGGAGGTATGATTGTCTACAGGCTTATGTCACGCTATCCAGAGCTATTTGCAGCATGTGCAATTGTCTCTTCTTCTCCGGCGGGCGGAACTGATGAAAATGCAGTTGTTATGATAAACCCTCCGGATAGGGAAGTTCCGCTGATAGTGTTCCATGGGATGAAAGATCCTATAATACCATTTGAGGGAGGTTTTTCTAGCAGCTCGGAAGCCAACGGAATGTATTTCCCCCCGGTAGAAGAATCTGTGGAATTTTGGGCAACCAAGATGGGAGCAAGTACCGTACAGGAGACACAACAGGAAAATGGACTGGTTATACTGAAAGAGTACACCGGGAAAGACGAGAGGAGTCTTGTCCATTTCTACATGCTAACTGACGGTGATCACACCTGGCCGGGAAGAGAAAAGGGGATCGACTCTCTCAGCAGTTCCTCCAATGCAAGCATAAAAGCTAGTGAAATGATCTGGGAGTTTTTTGAAGCCAAGCACCTAGAATGA
- a CDS encoding methyltransferase domain-containing protein, whose protein sequence is MSLNWIDVTNIDIKTLLLLEKHNISHFARNHSCQQSLAIVLKINPEILWYFKTVLPDGAEIFERMVNETSENLSREEIRKAELEVLKNSNDWVVYIVDPSVYDSLEFTEWDDKLLTDLVEFSGKRVVDLGAGTGRLSFVAVNEEASVVYAVEPMRTLREYLKKRAKVKGLSNFFVVDGLIEEIPFEKDFADVVISGHVFGDFIEDEFCEMHRVTRNGGDIVLFPGNSDSDNEIHQFLIKRGFRWGKFQEPGVGYVRWYHLEVHKKSF, encoded by the coding sequence TTGTCACTGAACTGGATCGATGTTACAAACATTGACATCAAGACTCTTCTACTGCTGGAAAAGCACAATATCTCCCATTTTGCGAGAAACCATTCATGCCAACAATCTCTGGCAATAGTTCTAAAGATCAATCCCGAAATCCTCTGGTATTTCAAGACGGTTCTACCTGACGGCGCGGAGATATTCGAAAGAATGGTGAATGAAACCTCGGAAAACCTATCTAGAGAAGAGATCAGAAAAGCAGAACTAGAAGTATTGAAGAATTCGAATGACTGGGTTGTATACATTGTCGATCCATCTGTATACGACTCTCTCGAATTCACGGAGTGGGATGACAAATTACTGACAGACTTGGTTGAATTCAGTGGCAAGAGAGTTGTTGATTTGGGGGCGGGTACTGGCAGGCTGTCATTCGTTGCGGTGAACGAGGAAGCATCAGTCGTTTACGCAGTTGAGCCGATGAGAACTTTGAGGGAGTACTTGAAAAAAAGGGCGAAAGTAAAAGGATTAAGCAATTTCTTTGTTGTTGATGGCTTGATAGAGGAGATTCCCTTTGAGAAAGACTTCGCGGATGTTGTCATCTCGGGCCACGTTTTTGGAGATTTCATTGAAGATGAATTCTGTGAGATGCACAGAGTTACTAGGAATGGCGGAGATATTGTTCTCTTTCCTGGCAACAGTGATTCGGATAATGAGATTCACCAGTTTCTTATAAAAAGAGGATTTAGATGGGGAAAGTTTCAGGAACCAGGAGTTGGCTATGTAAGATGGTATCACCTAGAAGTGCATAAGAAATCATTCTAG
- a CDS encoding DUF6305 family protein gives MALLKIATVIFILLACSILCSLTVEPLPVIEDPLLMTVWGESIELLNINYFCDSLQIARDYSRFATVEDLSSGAGFRIGRELPDEFFHPFFVSGTPYRTLVVIVGGAERGSAEDVNRIEMLASSVKGSGGKVLAIDIDVEGTGDDPVKGEFVRSIVPFLDVLIVAESPIDQYLPYLKSDIPILVELPVVVDLVSIFERDFGGGRCCD, from the coding sequence ATGGCACTCTTGAAAATTGCTACGGTTATATTCATTCTTTTAGCTTGTTCGATTCTATGCTCTCTGACAGTGGAACCTCTGCCCGTAATTGAAGATCCTCTGTTAATGACAGTTTGGGGTGAGAGCATAGAGCTTCTGAATATAAACTATTTCTGTGACAGTCTTCAGATTGCTCGTGACTATTCGCGGTTTGCGACAGTCGAAGACCTCAGTTCTGGCGCTGGATTCAGGATTGGGAGAGAGCTACCCGACGAATTTTTTCATCCCTTCTTCGTTTCCGGTACTCCATATCGTACTCTTGTTGTCATTGTTGGAGGCGCTGAACGGGGATCAGCAGAAGATGTCAATAGAATTGAGATGCTTGCCTCTTCAGTGAAGGGATCTGGAGGAAAGGTTCTGGCAATAGATATCGATGTTGAAGGAACTGGAGACGATCCCGTAAAGGGAGAATTCGTCCGATCAATCGTTCCCTTTCTAGATGTCCTTATAGTAGCTGAGAGCCCCATTGATCAATACTTGCCATATCTGAAAAGTGATATCCCGATATTGGTGGAGTTGCCGG